Proteins encoded by one window of Branchiostoma floridae strain S238N-H82 chromosome 6, Bfl_VNyyK, whole genome shotgun sequence:
- the LOC118418357 gene encoding transport and Golgi organization protein 2 homolog has product MCILFLKFVDPAGNVPGAPGAVTGAPGGRYKLVLAANRDEYYQRPAKAAHFWGENPRVLSGVDMEPGREGGTWLGMAETGRLSALTNILQPSPDPNAKGRGSLITDFLRGDQTPLAYLEDLAKEGHLFNGFNLVTMDLSKDTSLAYYYSNVSQDGPKVLSPGQYVISNSLLHTPFQKASNGKKLFREILREKEEGNRDAFIESLLQLLDNNVQFPDDPQVKLQGTHLPETVRHGYTAIRVRTPRAANYGTRTNTVILVDQDNHVTFLEKTMKQPIDIDNPEWEVNKFELDIESRLTKSRI; this is encoded by the exons ATGTGTATTCTCTTTCTGAAGTTTGTGGATCCGGCAGGTAACGTTCCAGGTGCGCCAGGTGCTGTCACAGGTGCGCCAGGTGGCCGGTACAAGCTCGTCCTGGCTGCCAACAGAGACGAGTACTACCAGCGACCTGCCAAAGCCGCTCACTTCTGGGGTGAAAACCCAAGGGTTCTGAGTGGTGTAGACATGGAGCCAG GAAGGGAAGGAGGTACCTGGCTCGGTATGGCAGAGACAGGACGGCTGTCAGCCTTAACCAACATTCTGCAGCCATCGCCAGACCCCAACGCAAAAGGAAGGGGAAGTCTCATCACTGACTTCTTAAGAGGGGACCAAACACCGCTGGCTTACCTTGAAGACCTCGCTAAAGAAGGACACCTATTCAATGGTTTTAACCTCGTGACTATGGATCTCTCTAAAGATACAAGTCTAGCATATTATTACAGCAACGTTTCTCAAGATGGTCCAAAAGTCTTATCTCCAGGCCAGTATGTTATCAGTAACTCCCTCCTCCACACACCATTTCAAAAGGCTAGCAACGGGAAGAAGTTGTTCCGGGAGATTCTACGAGAGAAGGAGGAAGGTAACAGAGATGCCTTCATTGAGAGTCTTTTGCAGCTCCTAGACAACAATGTGCAGTTTCCTGACGACCCACAAGTGAAGTTGCAGGGAACTCATCTCCCAGAAACTGTTCGACATGGGTATACGGCGATCCGCGTGCGGACACCAAGAGCAGCTAACTATGGAACGAGAACCAATACGGTCATTCTGGTTGACCAGGATAATCATGTCACTTTCCTTGAGAAGACAATGAAACAGCCTATTGATATTGACAATCCTGAGTGGGAGGTGAACAAGTTCGAATTGGACATTGAGTCTAGGCTGACTAAATCGCGAATCTAG